The genomic window CTGCGGGTGGGTGCGCCGGACCTGCCGGACGCCGACGCCGCCGACCTGCTGCGCCGGGTGGCGCTGCCGGAGGACCTGCTCGGCCGGGGCACCGAGGGGCTGTCCGGCGGGGAGCGGCAGCGGCTGTGCCTGGCCAGGGCGCTCGCCGTCCGGCCTGAGGCGCTGCTGCTGGACGAGCCGACGTCCGCGCTGGATGCCACCAGTGCCGACGCGGTGGACGAGGTGATCCGCCGCCTGGTCGGCGGTGGACTGAGCGTCGTCTTGGTCAGCCACGACCTGCAACGGGCCGCCGACGTCGCCGACGACGTGCTCGTGCTGCGCGGCGGGCGGCTCACCGCCCGCGGCGCGGCCGCCGACGTGGATCTTCAGCGCGCGGTCTCCGGCGAGAGTGAGGAGTGGGAATGAGCCCCGAGGTCCCCACTTGGGTAGGCGTGGCCGCGTCGGTCGTTCTCGTGCTGCTGGCCGCGGCGATCACCGGCTGGCAGCGGCTGGGGATCACCCGCGAGATCCTCATCGCCGGCCTGCGGGCCTTCGTCCAGCTGCTCGCCGTCGGCGCCGTGCTGTCCTTCCTGTTCGGCCACGCCGGGCTGCTCGGAGCGCTGGCCTGGCTGGCCGGCATGGTCGTGGTCGCCGGGGTGGAGGCGTCCCGCCGGGCCAAGGGGATGCCGGTGGCGCTGCGCACCGCCACCACCGGCATCGCGGTGGGAGCGGTGACCACGCTGGGGGTGCTGCTGGTGCTCGGGGTGATCGCCTTCCAGCCACGGGTCGTCGTGCCGGTGGGCGGCATGGTGATCTCCACCTGCATGCAGGTGGCCGCGCTGGTGCTGCGCGGGCTGCGCAACGCGGCGGCCGACCTGCGGCCGCAGGTCGAGGCCCGGCTGTCCCTCGGCCTGACCGCGGACCAGGCTCTCGAGGGCTACGCCGGCGAGGCGGTGCGCACCGCGCTGACGCCGGTGATCCTGGCCACCAAGGTGGTCGGCATCATCTCCCTGCCGGGCGCGATGACCGGGCTGATCCTGGCCGGGGTGGACCCGATCACCGCGATCCGCTACCAGATCGTCGTCATGTACATGTTGCTCGCGGCCGGAGCGGTCACCGCCCTGGTCACGGCCCGGCTGGGCGCCCGGTCGCTGTTCGACGACGCCCAGCGGTTGCGTCCGGTGGGCTGAGCCCGCTCAGCGCTCGCCGGACGAGCCGGTTACGGGTTCTAATGGAGGGCATGTCCGTCGTCGGCAGTCAGACTGCCCCCGCAGCCTCCGCTGACCTGGACGCCCTCGTTGGCACCGCCACCCGCATCCGTGCCGCCGTCGAGAGCGTGATTTCCGGCAAGCCCGACGTCGTGCGACTGTCCCTCGTCGTCATTTTGGCCGAGGGCCACCTGCTCATCGAGGACGTCCCCGGCGTCGGAAAGACCATGCTGGCCAAGGCGCTGGCCCGGTCGCTGGACTGCACGGTGCGGCGGATCCAGTTCACCCCCGACCTGCTGCCCAGCGACGTCACGGGGGTGTCGGTGTTCAACCAGAACACCCGGGACTTCGAGTTCAAGCCGGGCGCCGTGTTCGCCA from Actinomycetes bacterium includes these protein-coding regions:
- a CDS encoding ATP-binding cassette domain-containing protein, whose amino-acid sequence is MEPAPLFTLEHVGLVADGRPILVDVTDHLHEGRCTAIVGPSGSGKSTLLRMLNRLAEPTSGRVLLRDVPLPALDPTDLRRRVGLVAQQPTLLTGQVAEELRVGAPDLPDADAADLLRRVALPEDLLGRGTEGLSGGERQRLCLARALAVRPEALLLDEPTSALDATSADAVDEVIRRLVGGGLSVVLVSHDLQRAADVADDVLVLRGGRLTARGAAADVDLQRAVSGESEEWE
- the fetB gene encoding iron export ABC transporter permease subunit FetB; the encoded protein is MSPEVPTWVGVAASVVLVLLAAAITGWQRLGITREILIAGLRAFVQLLAVGAVLSFLFGHAGLLGALAWLAGMVVVAGVEASRRAKGMPVALRTATTGIAVGAVTTLGVLLVLGVIAFQPRVVVPVGGMVISTCMQVAALVLRGLRNAAADLRPQVEARLSLGLTADQALEGYAGEAVRTALTPVILATKVVGIISLPGAMTGLILAGVDPITAIRYQIVVMYMLLAAGAVTALVTARLGARSLFDDAQRLRPVG
- a CDS encoding AAA family ATPase; its protein translation is MSVVGSQTAPAASADLDALVGTATRIRAAVESVISGKPDVVRLSLVVILAEGHLLIEDVPGVGKTMLAKALARSLDCTVRRIQFTPDLLPSDVTGVSVFNQNTRDFEFKPGAVFANIVVGDEINRASPKTQSAMLEAMEERQVTVDGHTYRLASPFMVIATQNPIEMEGTYPLPEAQRDRFMARVSMGYPDVEAELAMLDSHGAGEPLDDLTPVADAAELNKLIDA